CTAGAAGAAGGACCACAAAGCGTATTATTTGTCCATGTTACCCTGGCACCATCATTAGATGTGGTAGGCGAGCAAAAGACAAAGCCAACACAACATTCCGTTCAAGAGTTACGGCGAATCGGTATTCAGCCAGACTTTATGGCAGTTCGATGCACAGAACCACTCTTGGAATCAACAAAAAAGAAAATCTCAATGTTTACCAATGTAACGGCAAGCGATGTGTTCTCATGTCATGACGTACCATCAATATTTTCAGTTCCGCAAATTCTCTATGAACAAGGCATAGTCGATAAAATATTTACCAAGTTTGCCAAGGTGGGTATGATAAACTCGGCTGCAAATTGGGACAAGTGGAATGTCGTGGTCCAGTCAATGCAGCAAAAAGACAGCGAAATCAAAATAGCAATGGTTGGAAAATATGTCACACTGGCAGACAGCTATGTTAGTGTAAACCACGCATTAAAGCACGCAGGAGCTAAAATTGGAAAATCAGTATCCATCGACTGGATAGACTCTGAGGGGATCAACGGAAACGTCGATACGCTATCAAAATACAACGGCATCCTAGTGCCAGGAGGATTCGGAACACGCGGAGTTGAGGGAATAATAAAAACAGCAAACTTTGCGCGAGAAAAAAATATACCATATCTAGGAATCTGCTTTGGATTTCAGCTTGCCGCAGTCGCGTTTGGCAGACATGTCCTAAATTATTCCGATGCAAATTCAACAGAATTAGACCCAAACACTACCCATCCAGTTGTGGACTTGTTGCCAGAGCAAAAGACAATGTCAAATCTTGGCGGAACCCTGCGACTAGGTGCACATGATATCACAATAAAACCAAATACAATTGCATCAAAAACATACAATGCGGCTCATGTTTCAAGACGACACAGACACAGATACGAAATCAATACAAAATACCTGCAGGAATTCGAGAAAAAAGGCCTAGTCTTTTCAGCAGAATCTGATAATTCAAAGAGAATGGAAATGCTAGAGATTCCATCGCACAAATTCTATTTTGGAGTACAGTTCCACCCAGAGTTTAGCAGTAGGCCGGGCTTTCCAGAAGAGTCCTTTGAGGCCTTTGTTCGGGCTTCGGCAATCTAGGTCTTTGAAATTTCGTAGATTTTCTGCCTAGAATCCCGCATTGATATTTTCTTTTTGACATAGCCTTTATCCAACAAATGTCGCAATGCTAGGCGTACCGTTCTGTCTGGAAGTAGGGTCTTTGTCACCAGATCACGCTGTGTCATGGTGCCCTCAAACTCTAGTGTCTTAAGCAATAGCTTCGAGCTTGGAGGCATGTTAAGCAGTTCCTCTGCCAGCTTGACCTTTTTTGTTAGTGCAGAAACGGCTGTGGAGTCTTTTTTGATCTTGATTACTCGTGCTGACGACATGGATTTTGTACATTCTAGTGTGTTGTTTATTCTAAATCTGTCTACTCCATCCATTACAACCTCACAGAACAATCGGGATGAAATGTCATCTACTTCAATAATGCTGGTGTCATGGACGATGAGCGGCCTGCGGGTAGTGTCTAATGAGTTCACGGACACTATGCCAAATACTGGCGAGTCCTGAAATATCATTGGACCACCAGCAGACATTGAATATGCAGAAGAGCCAATTGGTGTGGATATAATGACACCATCGCTGGAATCATGCCAGACCTCCTCATGGTTTACGCGCAAAACATGTTCCATTAGCATGGCGCTCTTTGATGAGAACACTGCGACATCATTCAAAACAGGGTAGACAGCCTTTCCGTCAATTTTGACTCCAATTCTTGAGAATTCCGACGTTTCGTAGTCTGATTTTTTTATCCTGTTTACTATAGAGGAGAATTCCTTTAGATCAATTTGGGCAAAAAATCCGCTTGATTCAGATTCTCCAACGCCAAGGACTGGAACCGGCACATCTTGGGTCTTGTGGAAATAATTGCGAACTCCCCTGTCACCACCAGTAACAATTACACAGTCGAGGTCTTTTTGCGGTTTGTATCCTACATACCTAGATGGTAGCCCATAATCATCCAAAACGGTCTTGATTGTCTTTACGGCAATGTCTGTTGCAGTACCACCGGATATTCCTATTTGCACAGAAAATCTAAATTTTCTTGTAATAATAAAAGCTTAGACGTCCTTGAACTTCATTATATTATAGTAGTATGAGGCATTAACCTGAGTTTGGCTTCTGGTCGGAATCTTATCTAGCCCCACCTCTTTTGATTCAAGGGCAGCCTGTGCAGCGCCACCAGCAAAGCTTAGTGCCCATAATGCATCTTTTTCTTTGAGCATTGCACAGCAATATGTGGCAGTAAAAATGTCGCCAACTCCGACAGTGTCGTAAATGTCCATGTTTGGCAAAGTAATTGAATACTGTCTGTTTTTATGAAACAGTGAGACTTCGCGCTTGTTTGTATATAGCAAGTGTTCTATTTTTTTGTGCAGTATTTTTGCACCCTCAATTCCCTCGACTCCGGTTAGCTGATACACCTCATTTGGGTCTGACTTGAGAACGGTTATGCCGTCAAGATCAAGGCTTGTTCTCTCAAAGGATATCAACCCATCTGGGCCTTTTCTTCGTAAAAACCCCTGTGGATCCAATGCCACAAAATCAGAATCGGATTTTATCTTCTGCAATACTTCCACAGATATTTCATCAAATACAGGGCTGATCAGAATTCCATCTGCTTTTGTTTTGGTGTAATCAATTTTGTCACAGAGATTCTTTATCCATAATGTTCTTTCTGCGCCAGAGATGTCCAGTCTGAATCGTGTGGTATTTTTTTGGGATTGTGAGTTTTCAAACTTTATCTTGTTTTTTTGGAGATAATCTACACTGGTATAGTCAGGGCCAAACTTTGTATACAATTCCACATCAAAGCCCATGTTTTTTGCAGCCATGCCGCAATAACATGCAGGTCCGCCGGGCATGACATACAGATTTCCCCCAATGTAGATTTCATCTATTGTACAATGAGAAAAAATTCCAAGTTTCAATGTTCCCGCTCAATTCAGTTCGGATTTAGTTTTTTGCTTTTGAAAACAGTCTGGGCAGATAATCTGTCCACGCTCTATTACAATTTCCACGTTTGACTTCAGGCAGAAATGGCAGAGTCCTCGCATCTACTATAACATATCAAAACTAGCATAAATTTAAGCTAATAATCTTAGAAAAAGAGATATTCCAAAGATATCGGCCAAAGACTGTGAGAAAACTAATCCCGGTGACACTGGACAAAAAGCTGGTCTTCTTGGTCATGGCAGTTTCCTTAATTGGAATAGGCGTGACTTTTTTCATTTCATTTCATTATACCACCTTGATTTTGGGCGAGCGGGCTACAAATCAGCTAATAGGCGAAGCTGCAATCCGAGGCTCTACCGTAGAGAGTACCATGAACTCCAAAATCCAGGAAATACAGGTAATTACCACAAACCCCATGATGAGGATACTAGTCTCGGAGCTAAACCAAATTGAAGATACACGGATACTTGCAGAGGCAATTGCGCAAAAACGAATGGACTTTTTAATCGAGGTTCAAGCATATGAGGTAAGCATTGGAGGCCTAGACGACCTAGAAAATGTGGAAATCATAGGAATTGACGGAGAACGATTATTTGTACTCATCAACACGAAAAACAAAAATGACTATATGTCTGATCCAATCTTTGTTCGCGGATTAAAAGAGCCATTTACTCAAATAATTCTTGATGCAGACGGTAAGCGGAAAATTGTAACTGCGGCACCTATATTCGAAAAACCGGAAGACCAATCACCCATAGGTGT
The genomic region above belongs to Nitrososphaerota archaeon and contains:
- a CDS encoding CTP synthase, with product MQTKFIFVTGGVMSGLGKGVVTSSIAKLLQLSNQRISCVKIDPYLNYDAGTMNPVAHGEVYVTDDGGECDMDIGNYERFLNQNLKKTHNITTAQIYSAVIEAERRGEYLGACVQIIPHITDEIKKRIHKIADDEKLDFLVVECGGTVGDIESLPFLEALRQMRLEEGPQSVLFVHVTLAPSLDVVGEQKTKPTQHSVQELRRIGIQPDFMAVRCTEPLLESTKKKISMFTNVTASDVFSCHDVPSIFSVPQILYEQGIVDKIFTKFAKVGMINSAANWDKWNVVVQSMQQKDSEIKIAMVGKYVTLADSYVSVNHALKHAGAKIGKSVSIDWIDSEGINGNVDTLSKYNGILVPGGFGTRGVEGIIKTANFAREKNIPYLGICFGFQLAAVAFGRHVLNYSDANSTELDPNTTHPVVDLLPEQKTMSNLGGTLRLGAHDITIKPNTIASKTYNAAHVSRRHRHRYEINTKYLQEFEKKGLVFSAESDNSKRMEMLEIPSHKFYFGVQFHPEFSSRPGFPEESFEAFVRASAI
- a CDS encoding sugar kinase; the protein is MQIGISGGTATDIAVKTIKTVLDDYGLPSRYVGYKPQKDLDCVIVTGGDRGVRNYFHKTQDVPVPVLGVGESESSGFFAQIDLKEFSSIVNRIKKSDYETSEFSRIGVKIDGKAVYPVLNDVAVFSSKSAMLMEHVLRVNHEEVWHDSSDGVIISTPIGSSAYSMSAGGPMIFQDSPVFGIVSVNSLDTTRRPLIVHDTSIIEVDDISSRLFCEVVMDGVDRFRINNTLECTKSMSSARVIKIKKDSTAVSALTKKVKLAEELLNMPPSSKLLLKTLEFEGTMTQRDLVTKTLLPDRTVRLALRHLLDKGYVKKKISMRDSRQKIYEISKT
- a CDS encoding ribokinase, whose translation is MKLGIFSHCTIDEIYIGGNLYVMPGGPACYCGMAAKNMGFDVELYTKFGPDYTSVDYLQKNKIKFENSQSQKNTTRFRLDISGAERTLWIKNLCDKIDYTKTKADGILISPVFDEISVEVLQKIKSDSDFVALDPQGFLRRKGPDGLISFERTSLDLDGITVLKSDPNEVYQLTGVEGIEGAKILHKKIEHLLYTNKREVSLFHKNRQYSITLPNMDIYDTVGVGDIFTATYCCAMLKEKDALWALSFAGGAAQAALESKEVGLDKIPTRSQTQVNASYYYNIMKFKDV